Within the Burkholderia sp. NRF60-BP8 genome, the region CGGATCGAACACGCCGAGGCCGCCCGGCTCCCAGATCCACTGCTGCCCCGGATGCCAGCGGCGCACGTCTTCCTTCCAGCGCACCTGCACCGCGCGGATCGTGCGCGTCGCGAGCCATGCGCGCGCCGGTTCGACCGCGCTCGCGCAGCGCGAATGCCAGGTCGCGAACAGCGTGAGGCCGCGTTCGCGCGCGAGCGCGTCCAGCGCGGCCACTTCGCCCAGCGTCGCGCCCGGCGGCTTCTCGAGCATCACGTGCTTGCCGGCTTCGAGCGCGGCGCGCGCCTGCGCGTAGCGCACTTGCGGCGGCGCGCACAGCGAGACCGCGTCGAGCTCGCGCTCGGCGGCCAGCAGCGCGGTCAGATCCGGATAATTGCGCACGCCGTTGACTTCCGCGTGACGGCTCGCACAGGCAGTCAACGCGAAGCCCGGTTCGGCGGCGATCGCCGGCAAATGCTGGTCGCGCGCGATCTTGCCGATCCCGACGACGCCCAACGAAATCACATCGCTCATCGTGCTTTCCTCCTTCGCCACTCGCTCAGTGCGCCCAGCGCAGCACGAGCGGATCGAGCCGGCGCGCGATCGCGAGCAATTCCGCGCGCGTGTCCGGGTGCAGTTCCGGCATCGGATGCCGCGGCCGCTCGCACGCGATCACGCCGCCTTCGCGCATCAGCGCCTTCGCGGTCAGGATCCCGGACTGGCGGTTCTCGTGGTTGATCAGCGGCAGCCACGTCTGATAATGCGCGAACGCATCGTCGTGCCGCCCTTCGCGGAACGCTTCGAGGATCGGCCGGATGCCGTCCGGAAAGCCGCCGCCCGTCATCGCGCCGGTCGCGCCCGCATGAAGATCGGCGAGCAGCGTGATCGCCTCCTCGCCGTCCCACGGCCCCTCGATCGCGTCGCCGCCGAGCCGGATCAGCTCGCGCAGCTTGTTCGCGGCGCCCGGCGTCTCGATCTTGAAGTACGCGACCTGCTCGATCTCGCGCGCCATCCGCGCGAGGAACGGCGCGGACAGCGCGGTGCCGCTCGCGGGCGCGTCCTGGATCATGATCGGGATGTCGATCGCATCCGATACGCGCGCGAAGAAATCGAAGATCTGCGCTTCCGGCACGCGGAACGTCGCGCCGTGATACGGCGGCATCGCCATCACCATCGCCGCGCCGAGCTGCTGCGCGCGCAGGCTGCGCGCCGCACACACCTGCGTGCTGTAGTGCGACGTCGTGACGATCACCGGCACGCGGCCTGCGACGTGCTCGAGGATCGTGCGCGTGAGCACGTCGCGCTCGTCGTCGGTAACCGCGAATTGCTCGGAGAAGTTCGCGAGAATGCACAGCCCGTCCGAGCCGGCGTCGATCATGAAATCGACCGCGCGCTTCTGGCTCGCGAGGTCGAGCTCGCCGGTCTCGGAAAAGGTCGTCGGGACGACGGGGAAAATGCCGCGATAGCGCGGCGTGCTGCTCGATGTCATGGTTGGTCCTGCATCAGTCGAATCGGCGTTCAGCCGGAAAACAAGGCGTTCAGGATTCGCCGGCGAACGCGCCGGCGGCCGGTTCGGGCACGCGCAGCGCGGCGCGGACCACGAACGTCATCAGCACCGCGAACAGCAGCGTCGCCGCGAGGAAGTACAGGCCGGCCGCGAGGCTGCCGGTCGATGCCTTGATCAGTCCGATCCCGTACGGCCCCAGGTAACCGCCGAGATTCGCGAGCGAATTGATCGCGGCGATGCCGACCGCGGCGCTCGTGCCGGTCAGGAATTCGCCGGGCAGCGCCCATACGACGGCCTGGATCGAATAGAGCGAAAACGCGGTGAGGCAGATGAACAGGAATTGCAGCGCGGGCTGCCGTACCCATGCGCTCGCGGCCATCGTCACGGCGGCGGCGGCCGACACGACGACGATGTGCCAGTAGCGCTCGCGCTTGCGGTCCGAATGGCGCGGCACGACGAGCAGGCCGACCACCGCGAACAGGTACGGCACGGCGGACAGCAGGCCGGTCGCAGCATCGCCGGTGCCGAACGCGTGAATGATCGTCGGCAGCCACAGCGACAATCCGTAGATGCACAGCGGGAACGGCAGGAACAGCGCGGCGAGCAGCAGCACGCGGCGGTCGCGCAACGCGGCGAGCGGATTGCCGTGCGAATCGGGGCGATAGGTGTCGCGGTCGGCGGCGAGTTGCCGGGCGATCCAGCGGCGTTGGCCGTCGTTCAGCCAGCGCGCATGCGCGGGCGACTCGGGCAACAGCCGCAGCGTCGGCCACGCGAGCAGCACGGCCGGCAGGCCGCTGACGACGAACAGCGTCTGCCAGTCCGACAGGCCGAGCCACCCGTGCGTCGACAGCAGCCAGCCGGCGAGCGGCCCGGTCACGATGCCGGCGAGCGGTTGCGCGAGCACGAGCAGGCCGATCACCCGCGCGCGATCGCGCATCGGGAACCATTGCGTGAGGAAGTACAGGATGCCGGGATAGAGGCCGGCTTCGGCCGCGCCGAGCAGGAAGCGCAGCACGTAGAAACTGGTCGGCCCCTGCACGAGCGCCATCGCCATCGTGATCGCGCCCCAGGTCGCGAGGATGCGCGCGAACCATACGCGTGCGCCGAAGCGGCCGAGTGCGAGGTTGCTCGGCACCTCGCACAGGAAGTAGCCGATGAAGAACAGTCCCGCGCCGAGCCCGTACGCGGCGTCGCCGAGGCCGATCGCCGCGTTCATGTGGAGCTTCGCGAAGCCGACGACGGTACGGTCGACGTAGGCGACCACGTAGATCAGCGCGAGGAACGGCACCAGCTTGCGCGTGAGCAGGCGGGTCAGGTGCCGTTCGTCGACGGCTGCCGTCGAATCGGACTGTTCCGCCGCGTCCTGCGCGCTCGTGTACTGCGTCGTCATCTTGTCTCCTGTCGGCCCACGTTAGCGCTTCAGCGCTTACGTGGATCCCATGCTTCGCGGTCGACGCACGTTAGTGCTTTCGCGCTTACGTGCGTCCCATTCTTCGCGGCCGGTATGCATTTGCGCTCGGGTGCTTGCGCATACCGCATGCTTCGCGGCTGATCCCCGTTGGCGCTTCTGCACTCATACCCCATGCTTCACGGTCGGCCGTCGTTGGTGCGTGAACGCTTACGCAGCGCTTCCTTCGCGCTCGGCCGCATCCGGCGCGTCACCGTGTTTCCCTCGTGCCCCGCCTCGGTCCGTTCCCGGAATGCTTGTTCCCGCCGCTCAATGCGAATGGCTCGGCACGTCCGCGCCGCGCGTGCCGACCAGGAAGTCGAGGTCGCACCCCTCGTCGGCCTGCAGCACGTGATCGATGTACAGCCGTGCATAACCGCCCTTGCCGAGCTGGCCTGCCACACCCGGCGCCGCGGTCGGATCGACGTCCGACAGGCGGCGCTGCAGCTCTTCGTCCGTAATGTCGAGATGCAGCGTGCCGGCCTCGCAGTCGAGCTCGATCCAGTCGCCGTTGCGCACGGCCGCGAGCGGCCCGCCGGCCGCGGCTTCCGGCGCGACGTGCAGCACGACCGTGCCGTACGCGGTGCCGCTCATCCGCGCGTCGGAAATCCGCACCATGTCCTTCACGCCCTGGCGCAGCAACTTCGGCGGCAGCCCCATGTTGCCGACCTCGGCCATGCCCGGATAACCGCGCGGCCCGCAGTTCTTCAGCACCATCACCGAGCTGGCGTCGACGTCGAGCGCTTCGTCGTTGATCGTCGCCTTGTAGTGGTCGAGGTTCTCGAACACCACCGCGCGGCCGCGATGCTTGAGCAGTTCGGGGCTCGCCGCCGACGGTTTCAGCACCGCGCCGCGCGGCGCGAGATTGCCGCGCAGGATGCAGATCCCGCCGTCCGCGATCAGCGGCCGGTCGAGCGGGCGGATCACCTCTTCGTCGTAGTTCGGCGCTTCGCGCACGTTGTCCCACAGCGACTTGCCGTTGACCGTCAGCGCATCCGGATGCGGCAGCAGCCCGCCTTCGCCGAGCCGGCGCAGCACGGCCGGCAGCCCGCCCGCGTAATAGAACTCCTCCATCAGGAAGCGCCCCGACGGCATCAGGTCGACGATCGTCGGCGTGTCGCGGCCGATGCGCATCCAGTCTTCCAGTTCGAGCGGCACGCCGATGCGGCCGGCGATCGCCTTCAGGTGAATCACCGCATTCGTCGAGCCGCCGATCGCCGCGTTCGCGCGGATCGCGTTCTCGAACGCCGCGCGCGTCAGGATCTTCGACAGCACGAGCCCTTCGAGCGCCATCTCGACGATCCGGATGCCCGACATGTGCGCGAGCACGTAGCGGCGCGAATCGACGGCCGGAATCGCCGCGTTGTGCGGCAGCGCGACGCCGAGCGCCTCGGCCATGCACGCCATCGTCGAGGCGGTGCCCATCGTGTTGCAGGTGCCGGCCGAGCGCGACATGCCGGCTTCGGCCGACAGGAAGTGATGCACGTCGATCTCGCCGGCCTTCAGCGCTTCGTGCAACTGCCACACGGCCGTGCCCGAACCGATGTTCTTGCCTTCGAGCTTGCCGTTCAGCATCGGGCCGCCCGACACGACGATCGCCGGCACGTCGCAACTGGCCGCACCCATCAGCAGCGCGGGCGTCGTCTTGTCGCAGCCGGCGAGCAGCACGACCGCGTCGATCGGGTTGCCGCGGATCGCTTCCTCGACGTCCATCGACGCGAGGTTGCGCGTGAGCATCGCCGACGGCCGCAGGTTCGATTCGCCGTTCGAGAACACCGGGAACTCGACCGGGAAGCCGCCCGCCTCGGAGATCCCGCGCTTCACGTGCTCGGCGAGCTTGCGAAAATGCGCGTTGCACGGCGTCAGTTCCGACCATGTGTTGCAGATGCCGATGATCGGCCGGCCGTCGAATTCGTGATCGGGAATGCCCTGGTTCTTCATCCAGCTCCGGTACATGAAGCCGTTCTTGTCGTTCGTGCCGAACCATTGAGCGGAGCGCAGCCTGGGTTTTGTTGCCGACATCGTCAGTCCTGTGGTGACGGGATACCGGCGCAGTCTAGGCAGAATTTTGATAACTGGCTAATGACGATTTAGGCGATTACGATATCCATTCCGATATCGATATAAACCCGTACGATGCCCGAAGCCAGCCCATGGGGAAACCGCGCCCGCCTGAAGACGCGCCAGTTGCTGCTGCTCGTCGCGCTCGCCGACGAAGGCAGCATTCACCGCGCGGCGGCGGCGCTGAACATGACGCAGCCGGCTGCGTCGAAGCTGCTGCGCGAACTCGAGGAATCGATCGGCGCGGTACTGTTCGAGCGCCTGCCGCGCGGGATGCGGCCGACGCTGTACGGCGACGCGCTGATCCGCCACGCGCGCGCGGCGCTCGGCAGCCTCGACCAGGCGCACGAGGAGCTGGCCGCGCTGAAGGCCGGCCATCTCGGCCACGTGGCGGTCGGTGCGATCACGTCGCCGGGCCTGCGCCTCGTGCCGCCGGCCGTCGCCGCCGTGAAAGGCACGCATGCCGGCCTGCACGTGTCGGTCGAGATCGACACCAGCAACGTGCTGCTCGAACACCTCGCACAGGAAAAGATCGACATCGTGCTCGGCCGGCTATCGGCCGAACACGACAAGCTGCGCCTGCGCTACGAGCCGCTGACCGGCGAGTCGGTGGCGGCCGTGGTGCGCCCGGGCCATCCGCTGCTCGCGCACGCGCCGCTGTCGCTCGCGGACGTGCAGCGCGCCGCCTGGGTCGTGCCGCCGGCCGGCAGCGTGCTGCGCCACCGCTTCGATCTCGTGTTCCAGCGCGCGAGCCTCGCGCCGCCGGCGAACGTCGTCGAAACGGCCGCGCTGCTGTTCATCACGCAATTGATCGAGCAGAGCGACATGATCGCGGTGCTCGCCGAGGACGTCGCGCGCTACTACGCGCGGCACGGCATCGTCACGGTGCTGCCGCTCGAGATGGACTGCCGGATGGACGATTTCGGGATCATCACGCGCACCGACCGGCTGCATTCGCCGGCGGTGACGGTGATGGTTGATGCGATTCGGACGGCGGCGCGGGAGGTGTACGACGTCGCGCTGTGACGCGGGCGCCGCGGTTTCTTATTCCGCTGCACACGCGATCACCGGTTCGCAGCGAATCGGAAAGTTCACCGAATTCGCGATATAGCACTGCGCATGCGCGTCGTGATGCAGATGCGTCGCCCGTTCGCGATCGTCGCCCGCCCGGATCGTCACCTGCGGACGCAGCACGATTTCGGTGAAGCGCCCCGCTTCGGCGCCGTCGAGCATCGTGCCTTCCGCGTGGTCGACATAGGCCAGCACGCGGATGCCGGCCTCGGAACACAGGTGCAGATACCAGAGCTTGTGGCATGCCGACGCCGACGCGAGCAACAGGTCTTCGGGGTTCCAGCGCGTCGCGTCGCCACGGAACGCCGGATCCGACGAACCGGGGATATCGGGCTTGGAACCGGCCCGGATCACGTGATCGCGGCCGTACTCGCGATACCCCGACGTGCCGGTGCCCCGATTGCCCGTCCACTCCACCGCGACGCGATACGTGTGTTCGCTCGATGCCATCTCGCTCTCCATTGAAGTCGGTGTCTCGACCGGCCCGGACGCCGTTGCGTGAGGCCCGCCGGTGGTCGCTATTGTGGCACCGGATCGTCGTTTGGTATACCATTATTCCAAGTCAACGAAACACGCAGGCATGGAAACCAGACTCGACTCCACGGCGGACGCGGTTGCCGCGTCGCTGCGCGACATGATCGTCAACGGCGAGTTGGCGGCCGGCGAGCGGCTCGTCGAGCGCGATCTGGCCGAACGGTTCGGCATCAGTCGGATTCCGATGCGCGAGGCGATCCAGCGGCTGGAACGCGAAGGCCTGCTCGACATCTTCAGGAATCGCGGCGCCGTCGTGCGCATGCTCAGCGCGTCGGACGTGCAGGAAATCTACGACTTGCGCGTGCTGCTCGAAGGCGATGCGATCTACCGCAGCGTGAAACGGCTCGACGACGAAACGCTCGCCCGTGCCGAACTCGTGCATCGCCTGCTCGGCGACGCAACCGTGCCGCGCCGGCAAGGCGAGCTGAACCGCGAATTCCACGCGTTGCTGTATTCGTGCTGCGGCAACGTGCGGCAGTTGAAGTCGATCGCCGAGCTGCGCAGCCAGGTGGAACGCTACGAGCGCCTGCAGGCCACGCTGCTGGCGGACACGCCATCGTTTCAGGTCGAGCACGACGAGATCCTGCAAGCATGCCGCGAACGCAATGCACGCAGCGCCCGCGCGATGACCGTCGCGCATCTCGAGTCGGCCCGACGCATCGTGTTGCGGCTCGTCGAAGGCGAGTAGGGCCGGCGCGCGAAGGGCGTGCTTCACGCGCACCGGCCGGCATGCCGGACGACGCTACTCCATGCGCATCCCGATACGAAGCTGATTGCGGAGCACCGTCACACCGGCAACCTGCTGCGCCGCATTGACCGCCAG harbors:
- a CDS encoding Gfo/Idh/MocA family protein, which encodes MSDVISLGVVGIGKIARDQHLPAIAAEPGFALTACASRHAEVNGVRNYPDLTALLAAERELDAVSLCAPPQVRYAQARAALEAGKHVMLEKPPGATLGEVAALDALARERGLTLFATWHSRCASAVEPARAWLATRTIRAVQVRWKEDVRRWHPGQQWIWEPGGLGVFDPGINALSIVTRILPRELVLREATLYVPSDAQMPIAAELDCADTNGVPVHAEFDWRHGPVEQWEIAVDTSDGVLAISRGGAQLSIDGAPVEIGPEREYPALYAHFRTLIARGESDVDVRPLRLVADAFLFGRRVGTDAFGR
- a CDS encoding dihydrodipicolinate synthase family protein; translation: MTSSSTPRYRGIFPVVPTTFSETGELDLASQKRAVDFMIDAGSDGLCILANFSEQFAVTDDERDVLTRTILEHVAGRVPVIVTTSHYSTQVCAARSLRAQQLGAAMVMAMPPYHGATFRVPEAQIFDFFARVSDAIDIPIMIQDAPASGTALSAPFLARMAREIEQVAYFKIETPGAANKLRELIRLGGDAIEGPWDGEEAITLLADLHAGATGAMTGGGFPDGIRPILEAFREGRHDDAFAHYQTWLPLINHENRQSGILTAKALMREGGVIACERPRHPMPELHPDTRAELLAIARRLDPLVLRWAH
- a CDS encoding MFS transporter — encoded protein: MTTQYTSAQDAAEQSDSTAAVDERHLTRLLTRKLVPFLALIYVVAYVDRTVVGFAKLHMNAAIGLGDAAYGLGAGLFFIGYFLCEVPSNLALGRFGARVWFARILATWGAITMAMALVQGPTSFYVLRFLLGAAEAGLYPGILYFLTQWFPMRDRARVIGLLVLAQPLAGIVTGPLAGWLLSTHGWLGLSDWQTLFVVSGLPAVLLAWPTLRLLPESPAHARWLNDGQRRWIARQLAADRDTYRPDSHGNPLAALRDRRVLLLAALFLPFPLCIYGLSLWLPTIIHAFGTGDAATGLLSAVPYLFAVVGLLVVPRHSDRKRERYWHIVVVSAAAAVTMAASAWVRQPALQFLFICLTAFSLYSIQAVVWALPGEFLTGTSAAVGIAAINSLANLGGYLGPYGIGLIKASTGSLAAGLYFLAATLLFAVLMTFVVRAALRVPEPAAGAFAGES
- a CDS encoding IlvD/Edd family dehydratase, which produces MSATKPRLRSAQWFGTNDKNGFMYRSWMKNQGIPDHEFDGRPIIGICNTWSELTPCNAHFRKLAEHVKRGISEAGGFPVEFPVFSNGESNLRPSAMLTRNLASMDVEEAIRGNPIDAVVLLAGCDKTTPALLMGAASCDVPAIVVSGGPMLNGKLEGKNIGSGTAVWQLHEALKAGEIDVHHFLSAEAGMSRSAGTCNTMGTASTMACMAEALGVALPHNAAIPAVDSRRYVLAHMSGIRIVEMALEGLVLSKILTRAAFENAIRANAAIGGSTNAVIHLKAIAGRIGVPLELEDWMRIGRDTPTIVDLMPSGRFLMEEFYYAGGLPAVLRRLGEGGLLPHPDALTVNGKSLWDNVREAPNYDEEVIRPLDRPLIADGGICILRGNLAPRGAVLKPSAASPELLKHRGRAVVFENLDHYKATINDEALDVDASSVMVLKNCGPRGYPGMAEVGNMGLPPKLLRQGVKDMVRISDARMSGTAYGTVVLHVAPEAAAGGPLAAVRNGDWIELDCEAGTLHLDITDEELQRRLSDVDPTAAPGVAGQLGKGGYARLYIDHVLQADEGCDLDFLVGTRGADVPSHSH
- a CDS encoding LysR family transcriptional regulator, yielding MPEASPWGNRARLKTRQLLLLVALADEGSIHRAAAALNMTQPAASKLLRELEESIGAVLFERLPRGMRPTLYGDALIRHARAALGSLDQAHEELAALKAGHLGHVAVGAITSPGLRLVPPAVAAVKGTHAGLHVSVEIDTSNVLLEHLAQEKIDIVLGRLSAEHDKLRLRYEPLTGESVAAVVRPGHPLLAHAPLSLADVQRAAWVVPPAGSVLRHRFDLVFQRASLAPPANVVETAALLFITQLIEQSDMIAVLAEDVARYYARHGIVTVLPLEMDCRMDDFGIITRTDRLHSPAVTVMVDAIRTAAREVYDVAL
- a CDS encoding OsmC family protein yields the protein MASSEHTYRVAVEWTGNRGTGTSGYREYGRDHVIRAGSKPDIPGSSDPAFRGDATRWNPEDLLLASASACHKLWYLHLCSEAGIRVLAYVDHAEGTMLDGAEAGRFTEIVLRPQVTIRAGDDRERATHLHHDAHAQCYIANSVNFPIRCEPVIACAAE
- a CDS encoding GntR family transcriptional regulator, with the translated sequence METRLDSTADAVAASLRDMIVNGELAAGERLVERDLAERFGISRIPMREAIQRLEREGLLDIFRNRGAVVRMLSASDVQEIYDLRVLLEGDAIYRSVKRLDDETLARAELVHRLLGDATVPRRQGELNREFHALLYSCCGNVRQLKSIAELRSQVERYERLQATLLADTPSFQVEHDEILQACRERNARSARAMTVAHLESARRIVLRLVEGE